GAATTCCGCGATGTCAGCTTTAGCCGCAACCGTCGCAATTTAGTATCTAATCTAAATTTTTCTATCTATCAAGGAGAAGCTTTAATCTTACTTGGACGTAGCGGTAGCGGCAAAACCACGACAATGAAGTTAATTAATCGTCTTTTTACACCTACAAAAGGTGAGGTAATTTTTGATAGCATCCCGACAAATCAATGGGACGAAATTAAACTACGACGGAAGATTGGTTATGTAATTCAAGAAACTGGTTTATTTCCCCATTTCACTGTAGAACGCAATGTGGGTTTAGTTCCCAGTTTAGAAGGTTGGAAACCAAAACAAATCAAAACACGAGTTTATGAATTGTTGCAATCGGTAGGTTTAGATCCTGTACAGTTTGCTGGGCGTTATCCTCACGAACTTTCCGGGGGACAAAGGCAAAGGGTAGGTGTAGCGAGGGCGTTAGCAGCAGATCCCCCAGTTTTGTTAATGGATGAACCCTTTGGCGCACTTGATCCAATTACGCGTTTAGAATTGCAGCAGGAGTTTCGGCGGTTACAGCAAGAACTCGGTAAGACAGTAGTTTTTGTCACTCACGATATTCAAGAAGCTTTTGTTTTAGCGTCTAGAATCGGTTTGATGTATGACGGAGAACTGGTAGTATTGGGTACAAAGGAGGAATTTCTGCGATCGCAACATCCAGAAAGCCTAGCATTTCTTGAATGTCTGCGTTCTCTGCAAGACAATTTATGAAAGATTTTTTCCTGATTAAGTATGCCTCAGAAATTTTTCAGCATACACTAGAACATTTGTTTTTGGTAGGCATTGCTATTGGAATCGCAACATTTATCGGCATTCCTTTAGGCATTTTAATTACTCGTCAACCTCGCCTGCGTCAACCAATTCTGGGACTAGCTAATGTGTTACAAACTATTCCGAGTTTGGCGCTATTTGGGTTATTGATTCCTGTACCTGTAATTGGTGGTATTGGTGTTGTTCCGGCAATTGTGGCTTTGACTGTATACTCTTTTCTGCCGA
This window of the Nostoc sp. HK-01 genome carries:
- a CDS encoding ABC transporter-related protein, with product MSQNRQIAVEFRDVSFSRNRRNLVSNLNFSIYQGEALILLGRSGSGKTTTMKLINRLFTPTKGEVIFDSIPTNQWDEIKLRRKIGYVIQETGLFPHFTVERNVGLVPSLEGWKPKQIKTRVYELLQSVGLDPVQFAGRYPHELSGGQRQRVGVARALAADPPVLLMDEPFGALDPITRLELQQEFRRLQQELGKTVVFVTHDIQEAFVLASRIGLMYDGELVVLGTKEEFLRSQHPESLAFLECLRSLQDNL